CTCTCGTAGCCATGCGGTGCCGTGGCGTGCATCCAGATGAGGCAGTATCGCGCGGTCGTAGTTGGCAATGGTGTTGAGCGAGTACAGGCCCAGATTCGCGGCGTCGTCGACGTACTCCTGGCTCTCGTCGCCGGCGAAGAAATTCCAGCCGGAATAGTCGCGGAACATGAAACCCACCGGACAGCCGTCAACGGTGATCCGATCGCTGGCGATGCAGGCCTCGTTCCGCGCGAGGTCGGGAACAATTTGATCGGCAGGAAGCCGGAACACCTTGTCTGTCACCCGGTCACTCGATCTGCTCGGGTGTAGACGTTCATGCTGTCTGCGCGCAGAAACGCCACGAGCGTCATCCCAGACTGCGCAGCCAAATCGACAGCGAGTGAGGAGGGCGCCGACACCGCCGCCAGGATGGGAATGCCTGCCATGGTTGCCTTTTGGGCAAGCTCGAACGAGGCGCGTCCGCTCACCAGCAGAGTGGTCCCCGTCAGGGGCACCCTGTCGTTCTCCAGCGCCCACCCGATGACCTTGTCTACCGCGTTATGCCTGCCGATGTCCTCGCGCACCGCCAGCAGGCTGCCGTCCGCCGTGAACAATGCGGCGGCGTGTAGCCCGCCGGTGGTCGCGAAAACCTTTTGTGCCGCACGAAGTTTGTCGGGCAGACCGACCAGTGTGTTCGATTCGATCGTGGAGGGGTCGTCGCCGGGAGAGAAGCGGCTGATGGTCCGCACCGCCTCCAGGGAACCCTTGCCGCAGACACCGCACGACGAAGTGGTGTAGAAGTTCCGCGTCACCGTCGGGTCGGGGGCGGGTACGCCGGGGGCTAGCGTCACGTCCAGAACGTTGTAGGTGTTCAGGCCGTCGGGGCCGTCGCCCTGGCAGTACCGCACCGTCATCAGGTCGTCGCGACTACCGATGACACCCTCGGTGAGCAGGAATCCCTGGGTGAGTTCGACATCCGATCCAGGGGTGCGCATGGTGACGGCCACCGGCTGCCCGTTGACTCGAATTTCCAGAGGTTCCTCGACGACGAGAGTTTCGCTGCGGTCGCCTCGCCCGACGCCCTCGATGCGCCTGATCCTGCGCCTGTCCGTG
The nucleotide sequence above comes from Mycobacteroides saopaulense. Encoded proteins:
- the fdhD gene encoding formate dehydrogenase accessory sulfurtransferase FdhD, whose translation is MGRVTDRRRIRRIEGVGRGDRSETLVVEEPLEIRVNGQPVAVTMRTPGSDVELTQGFLLTEGVIGSRDDLMTVRYCQGDGPDGLNTYNVLDVTLAPGVPAPDPTVTRNFYTTSSCGVCGKGSLEAVRTISRFSPGDDPSTIESNTLVGLPDKLRAAQKVFATTGGLHAAALFTADGSLLAVREDIGRHNAVDKVIGWALENDRVPLTGTTLLVSGRASFELAQKATMAGIPILAAVSAPSSLAVDLAAQSGMTLVAFLRADSMNVYTRADRVTG